The genomic DNA AGTCGCTAGGAGAGTATTGCAGAAGCAGAACCATAGCCGTTTCAACTGCATGCTACTTGGAGATTGACCAAGAGGTGACTGAAGAAATAATAAAGGATTCGGCCGGAAAGGTTCTTACCAGGATCGATGGCAATCGCTAGCTGCACCTCCCGGAAGGAGAACGAACACAAGAGGCGGCGATCGAGATGGCGGGAGCTGCTTGACACCGGGAAACGACGGAGCCAGCACCAGCAGCGGAGCTCGCTGTGCGCTTTGTTCTTCCTGCTCGCGCGCCGGCGTCTCCTCCTTTGTCTCCCGGCGTCGTCAGAACTCGGGGAGAGAAGAAGCAGGCAGAActgcaggaggagaaggcggctGGAGCCGAGCGCGATGGTGGGTGTGGGAAAGACGAGGCTTATGCAGGGTTTAAGGATGGAAGCAGGGGGGCCGGGCCGGGGACATTTGGGGATCAGGGAAGAGGGGAGGCCATTTATATACAGCTCAGGGTGTTGCCTTGCTGTTGCTGTGCTACCTGGGTGGGCGTGCTGCTTGCGGACGGATAGATTTCCTGGagtattatattttttttctaagctAAGGAAACTATTCCTCCactctatctatctatctgcACTGACTGACGAACggcaaagaaaaacaaagaaaaagaaacgggCTTCTTATCACGAAATCGTTAGGTGCACCTCCCGGATGAGCTAGTATAAGGGACAAGGGAAAAGGGAGGTGCCGTGGACACCAACTGGTTGTACTGCTCCTGGCGTGGCAAAGGACGGGCGAGGGCGAGTGGTGCATGGCATGTTTGTGCCAACACCTGTGCATCCGATTGTGCGCCTAGCACTTCCGCCCGCTTTTCCATGCCTAGGATAGCCGGATCGGAGGCTGGGGGCGCCCTTTTCCGTGGCTTCCTTTTCGGTCCCTTTTGTTTTTCCGGCCGCATCGGCCTCGGTGACAGCTAATATCCAGAGGGCGGGGTGAGAGGGAAAGGCGACGATGAGACCgggcgagggagggagagggcgcGATCGGCGAGACCAGGACGACGGGCCCGGGGGTGACGCCATATGCGCAGCCCACAGCGCCGGAGAGCGAGAGCGAGGAGGGGACAGCGACAAACCGGGTTTATTACTTCCGCTCGCGGCCACGCGCGCTCTTGCTGTTGTTGCTTCCCGTCGCCAGCCGAGCCAAGCCAGCCTCGGCTCCGTCCGCTCGGGGCCTGGCCTGGcctcgcgcgcgcggcggccgcgatcCCGGCCAACCGCGCGGGCACGCGCGGGCGCATGGGGCACTCGTGCGGCGGCCGCGTGAAAAGGATGTGCGTTTCTCTCTGCTGCGGCCTGGCACGGGAAGACCACTTTGTccgaggcgggcgggcggggcggggcggggcggggaggGGATGTGTGCGGCGCACCGCGTGCAGTGCAGCGGGGCGCGCGCCGGGGGTGCGGACAAGGGATACGGTTCCTACGAAGGGATAGGCCTGCGCCTGCCTGGCTGCGCAGCGCAGCGCGCACGGGTAGGTCAGCGGGCGCGCGTCGCTTCTGCCAGGGCTTCGGTCAGCGTGCGCGGCAGCAGCGCATCGCCTAGCTGTATGGCCAAAGGATCGTCGTCGATCTGCATACGTGTTCCTTTTATTTCGTCTCTTCTTCTTTAATTTGGTGACAAATGGAAACAGAAGAAATCGCTGATGCCCCTCGATCATATATACGCTGTGTGGTGTTATTATCTAGCATGCATATGTGTAGGTTTTGGTTCCATTGCTCTTGAATTTCTGTAAGTAGGGAAGAGGCATGTAGAGCTAGAGCGTTTAAAGTAGCAATCAGTACTAGCAAGAACCAGGAAAAAAAGTTTGGCCCATGAGAGTCGTAAACCAGTGAGTGGGTCAGCCAGCCTGTTCCCATTTTCAGGCTGGACTTCTAGAACGGACCAGTTAATAACCGGCGGCTCACGTACGAGCCGCTTGTCTTGACAGGATCCGTTTGCGTTGCATGCATGCTACACGTATTGACTGACCTTTCGCTTTTGCTCGACCGGATCAGCCTTGACTATCGTGCGTGCCGCCCGACAGATTTACCCACCCAGATCCCGTCGATCTCACCACtttcggcggcggcctccgttCACCTCACATGACCCAACAGTGACCCCAATCGTGACGTCCCACGGCTTTCGTGCCATGACTGGCTGTAACCTCTCCATCACCACCCGTAGTCCGCAGACAGCCAAATGGCCCAAGGGCCGCGGGCACCGTTCCTGCCACCGCGCCCGAGCCCGACCGCGCACGCGCCCGGCTTGCTGCGGCATGCGCGACGGAAGGGGGTTTCTAGGGGGCGGACCGTGGCCAGGGCCAGGCAGGTCGGCGTCCGCGGccctggccggccggctggcgcGCTTCCGCTGCGGACGGCGACCGCGCCGCGCgaatctttttttcttcccttcccttccaGTTCCAGCTCAGAGCGCGCCATGCACGAGTCCACACGACGCGACGGCTTTCGCGGGACCGGGCGCGAGGGGCGGGGCGGACGGGGTCCACGCGCTTCCACCGCCTCCCGCGAGTCGCCGTCGCGAGCTGAAAGGAATTTTTATCCGCTCCGGCTCCGCAGCGTCGCTGCCTGTCTGCctgcgtcgcgtcgcgtcgcccGTCTATTACTTCTCCCCCTTTTGGGGGGTCTGCCAGACcagttctctctctctctctctctctctccgagtCATGGGTTCGCaacttgggccttgtttagttagggaatttgggaggtgccaaattactgttacagcactgtagcacactgtagcgtttcgtttgtatttgtgaattattgtccaaatattgactaattaggctcaaaagattcgtctcgcaaagtacaacaaaactgtgcaattagtttttaatttcatctacatttagtactccatgcatgtaccgcaagtttgatgtgatggggaatcttctttttgcatagtgtcaaagttgggagttgggagtaactaaacatggccttgccTTCTTTTATTATCGTGGTAAAACTCTCTGCGACGTACGTTACCTGCGCTGGTCGTGTGTGCGTGTGGGTGAGGACATAATCGACAAGACGGCAGAGCCGAGTCGTCAGTGTGCGGCGGTCTGAACATATGTCGACGGTTTGCCAAATCACCATAAACAATGAGCTCGCAGAAACAGCTGAACAGGTAAAAGGATCAAGGAGCAAGCAGCGGCAACATTTTCTATGCTTCCATGATTCGTACACGCACCACTGAAACAATCCGTTCCTTATGTGCATGGACGATTGACGAAGCATCTGGGCATTATTACGACACCGACCCCCTGCTAATTTCTTCGTCCGTGCCGCCAATCGTGTCGCGGTGGGGCCTCGCGCTTTGCGCCGGGAAGCAATCCGATTTGATTAAGCCCCGGCAGTTCAGGGCGCCGCTCGTGCAAGTGGCCCGGTCGTGTCGTGTCCGGCTCAAGTCGCAAAGCCTACGTGGCTACGCAGACGGGGGTGGTTTGCTTAACCCCCGTTTCAATGATCGCATGTGCTTAGCTTGTTAATTCGCTTTCCCTCGGGCCGACGCGTCGTCCTCCTGGCTTTCGGCCGCATCCATTCATCCGGAAATCGCGGTTTCGGCGAGGAACCAACCTACTCTGAGTCTCTGACCCTGTTGTTTACGACCTGTTTGATTGGATTCGTACTCCATCTCAAAAAATGCCGAGTGCAGTTTGTTCGGTTCAATTTCGAATTTATTATGGGATGACGTGAACTGCTGGTTTAATCATGTGTTCCTTTCTTAACCAAAACACCAGAAACCGCCAAAATGGCTCATAACTTCATACATGACGGCTCACGGGTGTACCAGTGTGCGTACAATCAAGCACTGGTTTTCAGTCAAACGAATCGTTCATGGCGTGGTAAAATCAAAGGGTGCCGCCAAAACACACGTCCAGGTGGACATGTCTCCATCAGAGAGTTCGTAACGCAATCTGCAATCACAATTTACATGGACAATGACAAGGGATGTTTCcggtaggaagggaaaaaacttcgCGTTTGCAAACAGGCTCTGTGAAGTGAAGTGCCATTCGACAGTAAAATGAAACCAATACAGACAGATGCATCATGCAAAAGTTTGATATGCTTCGCAGCAGCGATTGCAATATCTTTTGGCACTTGTGCGTCACACGCAGTTATGGTTCGTCAGATGCAGCATTCAAGTTTGCCACCAGCATACCATTGACCGGCGGACCATCACAACAGCCGGGTCTCGAAAAGTACTAGCACTACAAAAACCAAACAGGAACTGCCCCATCCTTTCCGTTCTGAACCTAACAGGCTATTACACTAACCTCGGACAGAGAATGTATTCCACAACAGTAGGCGAGAACGACCAACGGCAGCAGGTCGTCTACTCCATTCACGTAAGCTGCATTCACGTACTGCGCTCCTCCATTCAAGCAGCTACTCATCTTAGTCATCTATACATTACCACAACCAGAATTTTTTCAGAGGCCGACAAAACAGTGTGGCACCAGAGCTACGACTCCTGGGCGTGAGGGCGCAAATAGCCTCTGAAGAGCTCCTCCAAACGACGTGCAAGctgttgaggctgctgccacCATGTGGATTCAGAAGAATCTGATCTTCCGTAGTAGTCTTCTTGTGCGCCATTCTTCTTGGTGATGCTCTCAGAAAACTCACGCCAGTTCAGCATGGCACGTTTCAGTCGAGCTGTTCTCTTACCAGTGACTAGATACCTGGTGTAGTCCCTAGCAAGGCGGTATAACTCCTCCCCTCTTATTATGTGGATATACTGCACAGCAGAGGAAGCAAAAGAAAGATTTAGAAAGCATACACATGCAGGAGTCCCGAATGTTTGAACCAAGACAAGTGCATCTGTATACTACTATACTCATGTGTTCATATTGAGGAAATGGATTTTAAGCATAATTCTTGTTTTGGCAGACAGATGAATAGTTTCCCACAAATACTGAACAGTTCGAGCAATGAATATACCAAGAGAACAGTTTCCATGTTACTCATATGTCCATCTGTATTGCTGTTAAGCTACTGACAAGGTATTAGGTATTAGCATCTAACTTATAAGCTAGTCCACATAGATCGGTGTTTTCTTGACAAAAATGAAACCACACAGacagttgcagacttgcagtagaGTATGATGTATTTGTATATCATTAAGCTAATAAGAGGAAATTTCACTATTCTGTGCTTCAAAaatcctttttatttcttctgAATTAGCTGGTGTGTGGGAGGAAAATGCTACTCAAGATGGTGTAAATGCTACAGTATTATAATGGATCTGTACCATCCCTTATGAATACAGAACATCTTTCAAACAAGAAATAACCTAACTAGTTGCTCAACATACTGTATCTGGAATTGTGGGCTAACAAAGATGTCCACCTATAAAATGTAGCAATTCCAGAACAGAGAACAATGCAAGGAAAATGAAGTGATGAAGTTACCACAATTATGAAGGCAATAGTTGCTATCAGAATCTGGATCATCTCATATAATGAATCCTTGAAAGATTCATCCTCTGGGCCGTCAGAACCACCACCACTACCTCCATATCGGTTTTTGTTTCCTCCATTTCCACCAGATCCTTGCCCTCGAAGCTTAGCCATCTGCTCTCTCAGCAAGTCTTGCAAGGACCTTGGTCTTTTTGCTTGAGCCATAGCTTTGTTCAAAGATTCCATTGAGAAAGGCTGGAAAGAAGGCAGTAATAAATTTAGCACATGATTTATAGAGAAGCTTCAGCACATGCTAGTAGGCTTGTCTTATATATCACAAAATTATCTTGTGCGCAAAGTTTAACCAAATAAAGTTACTCAACATGCTAATAGGCTTGTACTCAACACAACATAGTAGCAAACCAGGTCAACCTTATTTAATTGCTAAGCAATACA from Setaria italica strain Yugu1 chromosome VII, Setaria_italica_v2.0, whole genome shotgun sequence includes the following:
- the LOC101761552 gene encoding uncharacterized protein LOC101761552, with product MSYYQATMNKPHSTLTAYRPVAGLGRTHELLGRHSMCLHSTRSCKLQQKLYPRLVLVSACHKRLGPVYASSGKENSQLVNDPFSMESLNKAMAQAKRPRSLQDLLREQMAKLRGQGSGGNGGNKNRYGGSGGGSDGPEDESFKDSLYEMIQILIATIAFIIVYIHIIRGEELYRLARDYTRYLVTGKRTARLKRAMLNWREFSESITKKNGAQEDYYGRSDSSESTWWQQPQQLARRLEELFRGYLRPHAQES